In Bacteroidales bacterium, a genomic segment contains:
- a CDS encoding nucleoside hydrolase-like domain-containing protein produces the protein MKSGIVSNLGFFTLHTLIVYTAFFSACSPDKPETVKIKPRVVVTCDPELDDLNSMVRFLLFSTDYNVEGLIYTSSQFHWKGDGKGTKFSHPNREYNRFGLNLGPFESYRWAKDERFIHDAVDIYEQVYPNLKIHNADYPTPGHLKSVIRYGNIEFEGEMSKDTPGSDLIRKLMLDSVPGTLFITAWGGQSTIARALKSIQDQYENTPEWPAIKEKISRKVMILPSGEQDDTYQLYTKINWPDIGYSKLGGSGLGLSYGSQLRSKPENAHFYTPEWMQENISGKGPFGSFYRVWGDGKQMVKDDIFDFFGFSGFTDDQLRKKGYIVWTPIQKKGSFLGEGDTPTFLNLIDNGLLAWEDESYGGWSGRKRSRTISFDSMATMDTALLYSMFRRDTVLPDFFPAVMNSLAARFKWSVTPEFKDANHEPVIEAVSNISVKPGETVNLKARVSDPDGNAVTLKWWHFKVGSYKGEVKIVNPESVSASFIIPPDALAGETIHLILQADDNGIPQLVRYHRVIVTIK, from the coding sequence ATGAAATCAGGTATTGTTTCCAATCTGGGATTCTTTACTTTACATACTCTGATAGTTTACACCGCTTTTTTTTCAGCTTGTTCACCGGATAAGCCTGAAACCGTCAAAATAAAACCCCGTGTGGTGGTCACCTGTGATCCCGAGCTCGATGACCTGAATTCAATGGTCCGTTTTCTGTTATTCAGCACCGATTATAATGTGGAGGGACTGATTTATACAAGTAGCCAGTTTCACTGGAAGGGCGATGGAAAAGGAACAAAGTTTTCGCATCCGAACAGGGAATATAACCGGTTCGGACTCAATTTGGGGCCCTTTGAATCATACCGCTGGGCAAAGGACGAGCGGTTCATTCACGATGCCGTTGACATATATGAACAGGTGTATCCGAACCTGAAAATCCATAATGCGGATTATCCCACCCCCGGGCACCTGAAGTCGGTTATTCGATATGGAAATATTGAGTTTGAAGGTGAAATGTCAAAGGACACTCCCGGATCGGACCTGATCAGAAAACTGATGCTGGACAGTGTGCCGGGTACTTTGTTTATAACCGCATGGGGCGGGCAAAGCACTATAGCCAGGGCGCTTAAGTCGATTCAGGATCAATATGAAAACACTCCGGAATGGCCGGCAATTAAGGAGAAGATTTCAAGGAAAGTAATGATACTGCCTTCCGGAGAACAGGATGATACCTACCAGCTTTATACAAAAATTAATTGGCCCGATATCGGCTATTCAAAATTGGGAGGATCTGGACTTGGGCTTAGTTACGGCTCTCAACTCCGCAGCAAACCCGAAAACGCTCATTTTTATACTCCCGAATGGATGCAGGAAAACATCTCAGGTAAAGGCCCTTTTGGATCTTTTTACAGGGTTTGGGGCGATGGTAAGCAAATGGTAAAGGATGATATTTTCGACTTTTTCGGCTTTTCAGGTTTTACCGATGACCAGTTGAGAAAGAAGGGTTATATTGTCTGGACACCCATTCAGAAAAAAGGCTCTTTTTTGGGAGAAGGGGATACACCTACTTTTCTGAACCTTATTGATAACGGGCTTCTTGCATGGGAGGATGAATCATACGGAGGATGGAGCGGCCGTAAAAGATCACGAACGATCTCTTTTGATTCCATGGCAACCATGGACACAGCCTTGTTATACTCGATGTTCAGAAGAGATACGGTGCTGCCGGATTTTTTTCCTGCTGTGATGAACAGCCTGGCCGCTCGTTTTAAATGGTCGGTTACACCGGAATTCAAAGATGCCAACCACGAGCCGGTAATTGAAGCTGTTTCAAACATCTCGGTCAAGCCCGGTGAAACGGTTAATCTGAAAGCCAGGGTTTCAGATCCTGACGGGAATGCTGTTACACTAAAATGGTGGCATTTCAAGGTAGGAAGCTACAAAGGCGAAGTGAAAATTGTAAATCCCGAATCAGTTTCAGCTTCATTTATTATACCACCGGATGCCTTAGCAGGTGAAACCATTCATCTGATACTCCAGGCCGATGATAACGGTATTCCGCAGTTGGTAAGGTATCACAGGGTCATAGTCACAATAAAGTGA